A portion of the Acidisoma sp. PAMC 29798 genome contains these proteins:
- the tnpA gene encoding IS66-like element accessory protein TnpA: MNTKKNVRRKIWPEALKREIVAAGSVPGVSVSVIGRQYNVNTNLVFTWRRQFTLPAHTTDAGFLPLVVQPEAAPSVAPSHVADAIEIELPRGYRLRVGSTTKASALRLVFDVLERR, from the coding sequence ATGAACACTAAGAAGAATGTCCGGCGGAAAATTTGGCCGGAGGCGTTGAAGCGCGAGATCGTGGCAGCGGGGTCGGTGCCGGGCGTGTCGGTTTCGGTGATTGGCCGGCAGTATAACGTAAACACCAATCTGGTCTTCACCTGGCGGCGGCAGTTCACTCTCCCCGCTCACACGACAGACGCGGGTTTTCTGCCGCTTGTTGTGCAGCCGGAAGCGGCGCCCAGTGTCGCGCCGTCGCACGTGGCTGACGCGATCGAGATAGAGCTGCCGCGCGGCTACCGGCTGCGCGTCGGTAGCACAACAAAAGCCAGCGCCTTGCGACTTGTCTTTGATGTGCTGGAGCGGCGATGA
- a CDS encoding polysaccharide deacetylase family protein, with protein MSFSAHYISTAIVQSCLMMQIAPLLSRRSVMASIAFPATAGAGPLQTRTTDMVYQTQFWPDGARLAVSLSLMFEGGGQPISGAGGVIRDPIEKGVPDLPTNAFFAYGHYEGVPRVLDLMDKHGITLSSFMIGKAVETSPDLAQEIVRRGHEAAAHGRIWSHSYDLPQDQEKRFIADSVETIHRITGQTPIGWNAYWMRNSIHILETLQDLGFLYHIDEPSHDEPFIIPVRGRDFVTVPYTFHMNDIVSFPFEGWDPAAYEQALRDEFDQLYEEGANRRRMMVISLHDRISGHAGRVRVLDRFLTYAKSKPGVWFARKDEIARYALAHRDTTPVLQRGAPDVTGLPGPTA; from the coding sequence ATGTCTTTTTCCGCGCATTATATCTCAACAGCGATAGTGCAATCTTGCCTCATGATGCAAATCGCACCACTCCTGAGCCGCCGTTCGGTCATGGCATCGATCGCCTTCCCGGCGACCGCCGGCGCGGGACCACTCCAAACGAGGACAACTGACATGGTTTATCAAACCCAATTCTGGCCTGACGGCGCACGCCTGGCGGTCAGTCTGTCGCTGATGTTCGAAGGCGGCGGCCAGCCGATTTCAGGGGCTGGGGGCGTGATCCGGGACCCAATTGAAAAAGGCGTGCCTGACCTGCCGACCAACGCGTTCTTCGCCTATGGCCATTACGAGGGTGTGCCCCGCGTTCTCGACCTGATGGACAAGCATGGCATCACGCTGTCGTCGTTCATGATCGGCAAGGCCGTCGAAACCTCCCCCGACCTGGCGCAGGAAATCGTCCGCCGGGGGCATGAAGCCGCAGCCCACGGCCGGATATGGTCGCACAGCTATGATCTGCCACAGGACCAGGAAAAGCGTTTCATCGCGGACAGTGTGGAGACCATCCACCGCATCACCGGGCAAACCCCGATCGGCTGGAATGCCTATTGGATGCGAAATTCGATCCACATCCTGGAGACTTTACAGGATCTCGGGTTCCTGTACCACATCGACGAGCCGAGCCACGACGAGCCGTTCATCATCCCCGTGCGTGGGCGCGACTTCGTCACCGTGCCTTACACATTCCACATGAACGATATCGTATCGTTTCCCTTTGAAGGCTGGGATCCGGCGGCGTACGAGCAAGCCCTGCGTGATGAGTTCGACCAGCTCTACGAGGAGGGGGCCAATCGCCGGCGCATGATGGTGATCAGTCTGCACGACCGCATTTCAGGACATGCCGGACGGGTGAGGGTGCTGGACCGCTTCCTGACCTACGCCAAGAGCAAGCCCGGCGTGTGGTTTGCCCGCAAGGATGAGATCGCCCGCTATGCCCTGGCCCACCGCGACACCACGCCCGTGTTGCAGCGGGGCGCGCCGGATGTCACCGGCCTGCCGGGTCCCACTGCCTAA
- the tnpB gene encoding IS66 family insertion sequence element accessory protein TnpB (TnpB, as the term is used for proteins encoded by IS66 family insertion elements, is considered an accessory protein, since TnpC, encoded by a neighboring gene, is a DDE family transposase.), whose amino-acid sequence MIQVAAGTRVYLACRPVSMRYGFDGLAAQVAPILGVDPFSGHVFIFRGKRADYLKILYYDGSGLCLFAKRLERGRFIWPPIVDGGMVLTPAQMALLIEAIDWRRTVAPEAPRTPVAV is encoded by the coding sequence GTGATCCAGGTTGCCGCGGGCACGCGGGTCTACCTGGCGTGTCGTCCTGTCAGCATGCGCTATGGGTTCGATGGTCTCGCGGCCCAGGTGGCACCGATCCTGGGCGTCGATCCCTTCTCGGGCCATGTCTTCATCTTCCGCGGCAAGCGAGCCGACTACCTGAAGATCCTCTACTACGATGGCTCGGGCCTGTGCCTCTTTGCCAAGCGGCTGGAACGCGGCCGCTTCATCTGGCCGCCGATCGTCGATGGCGGGATGGTTCTGACGCCCGCCCAGATGGCTCTCCTGATCGAGGCGATTGACTGGCGCCGGACGGTCGCACCGGAGGCGCCACGCACGCCGGTCGCGGTTTAG
- a CDS encoding LysR family transcriptional regulator codes for MLDNLMELRTFQRIIVLGSLSSAAREMGLGVAVVSKRLAALERRTATRLVTRTTRRLSPTEEGRDLLSAIDRILEDVASAEARLAGGLEEPFGLLRVSAPVSLGRRNVGPVLSDLVTRYPHLAPELLLSDTVVDIVDKGIDVAVRIGAPDDSSAVMRKLADSRRVLVASPAFLNAHGRPTTPDQVSRLPCLRYGRSEEPWAVFGPNGKVAEIETRTRLRTDNGDALHDWTLAGHGIALKSAIDVTVDIRAGRLERVLDGWASASAPIYAMFPSARHLSPKVRVFVDALATSFANSEAMSRPISPARGEGEPLQSTSTALGV; via the coding sequence ATGCTCGATAATCTGATGGAATTGCGGACGTTCCAACGCATCATTGTCCTCGGCAGCCTTTCGTCCGCCGCGCGGGAAATGGGCCTGGGCGTTGCGGTGGTCAGCAAGCGCCTGGCCGCACTGGAACGGCGGACTGCAACCCGGCTGGTCACCCGCACCACGCGGCGGCTCTCACCGACCGAGGAGGGACGCGACTTGCTGAGCGCAATCGACCGGATCTTGGAGGATGTCGCGTCTGCCGAGGCCCGTTTGGCAGGGGGCCTAGAGGAGCCGTTTGGCCTGTTGCGGGTCTCGGCGCCCGTCTCCCTGGGGCGTCGCAACGTCGGTCCCGTGTTGAGCGACCTGGTCACCCGTTATCCGCACTTAGCGCCTGAGTTGCTGCTGTCGGACACCGTTGTCGACATCGTCGATAAGGGTATCGACGTGGCAGTGCGCATTGGAGCGCCTGACGACAGTTCCGCCGTCATGCGAAAGCTCGCCGATAGCCGCCGGGTCTTGGTGGCTTCACCAGCTTTTCTGAATGCCCACGGGCGGCCCACGACACCCGACCAGGTGTCCCGGCTGCCCTGCCTGCGTTACGGCCGGTCCGAGGAGCCATGGGCCGTGTTTGGACCGAACGGGAAGGTGGCCGAGATCGAGACGCGGACACGGTTGCGCACGGATAACGGCGATGCCTTGCATGATTGGACGCTGGCAGGGCATGGCATTGCGCTTAAATCAGCGATCGACGTCACGGTAGACATCCGTGCCGGGCGATTGGAGCGGGTCTTGGATGGCTGGGCCAGCGCCTCGGCACCGATCTACGCCATGTTTCCGTCGGCTCGACATCTTTCGCCAAAGGTACGGGTTTTCGTCGATGCCCTGGCGACCAGCTTTGCGAATAGCGAAGCCATGAGCCGCCCTATTAGTCCGGCGCGCGGCGAGGGCGAGCCCCTACAATCGACATCCACGGCGTTGGGCGTGTGA
- a CDS encoding carbohydrate ABC transporter permease, translating to MVVSEPPAMRSNGKFAVTGLAWFVALTMASPILVMALTAFKNVIDANQFPLMLPFVPTLDNIASVFADASVTRALLNSVVESFGATFLCFLLAVPAAYALAFHMTKGRSPVLLGMLMTRFMPGIGMVIPMYLIFKAIGLIDTQFGLVLIYTSLNLPIVTFMAYSSMRDIPREILDSASIDGATVGQQFFIMVIPLCRPGLYSAALVSIVLCWNEAFWSIQMTSSKGVPLSAYVATLSGDSSMAKLSAVSLIATAPMLLIGWLAQRQFARGLTFGAVK from the coding sequence ATGGTCGTATCGGAGCCACCCGCGATGAGAAGCAACGGAAAGTTTGCGGTGACAGGACTGGCGTGGTTCGTAGCCCTGACGATGGCGTCGCCGATCCTGGTCATGGCGCTGACCGCGTTCAAAAACGTTATCGACGCAAACCAATTTCCGTTGATGCTGCCGTTCGTACCGACTCTCGATAACATCGCCTCAGTCTTTGCGGACGCCAGTGTCACACGAGCGCTTCTCAACAGCGTCGTCGAGTCGTTCGGGGCGACCTTTCTGTGCTTCTTGCTGGCGGTGCCCGCCGCCTACGCGCTCGCTTTTCATATGACGAAGGGGAGGAGCCCCGTTTTGCTCGGAATGCTAATGACGCGGTTCATGCCAGGCATTGGCATGGTTATTCCCATGTATCTAATTTTCAAAGCGATTGGGCTAATCGACACACAGTTCGGGTTAGTTTTAATATACACATCGCTCAACCTTCCGATCGTGACCTTCATGGCATATTCCTCCATGCGTGATATACCTCGCGAGATCCTCGACAGCGCAAGTATCGACGGCGCCACCGTCGGGCAGCAATTCTTCATCATGGTAATCCCGTTATGCCGTCCGGGCCTTTACTCGGCAGCGCTCGTTTCAATCGTCCTGTGCTGGAACGAGGCTTTCTGGAGTATTCAGATGACATCTTCTAAAGGAGTCCCCCTTAGCGCCTATGTGGCAACTCTCTCTGGCGATTCATCCATGGCGAAACTCTCCGCCGTTTCCCTGATAGCTACTGCTCCGATGTTGCTGATAGGCTGGCTGGCGCAGCGCCAATTCGCGCGCGGTCTGACGTTCGGTGCGGTGAAGTAA
- the tnpB gene encoding IS66 family insertion sequence element accessory protein TnpB (TnpB, as the term is used for proteins encoded by IS66 family insertion elements, is considered an accessory protein, since TnpC, encoded by a neighboring gene, is a DDE family transposase.), with protein MIAFPASVRVWLAVGRPDMRRGMNGLALQVQQALGRDPHAGDLYVFRGARGDLVKILWHDGVGMSLYAKRLEKGRFVWPTPTDGVVGISASQLAYMLDGIDWRNPRHTFRPSCAG; from the coding sequence ATGATCGCCTTCCCTGCCAGCGTGCGGGTCTGGCTGGCGGTTGGGCGCCCCGACATGCGGCGCGGCATGAACGGCCTGGCGCTGCAGGTGCAACAGGCCCTGGGGCGGGATCCGCATGCCGGCGATCTGTATGTCTTTCGAGGCGCGCGCGGCGATCTGGTGAAGATCCTTTGGCACGATGGCGTCGGCATGTCGCTCTATGCCAAGCGGTTGGAGAAGGGCCGCTTCGTGTGGCCAACGCCGACGGACGGCGTGGTGGGGATCTCGGCCTCGCAACTTGCCTACATGCTCGATGGAATTGATTGGCGAAACCCGCGACACACCTTCCGGCCGAGTTGCGCGGGATAA
- a CDS encoding IS5 family transposase, which produces MPFKANAERRHHIPKQQHRATNSAAYDAALRQRGSLTVWFTDAAIVMWKAEPRTTRGGQPRYSDLAIATALTLKAVFRLALRQTEGLIGSIIALLGLDLAVPDHTTLSRRAEALDVVRPRLGYGPVHLLVDSTGLKLCGSGEWLLEKHGTKTRRSWRKLHIAVDTDTGQIAAATITTSDIDDASQVGALLDQVEGSVASFTADGAYDQDGVYGQVAARHPEASVIVPPRSSAVPSDTAQTAPTVRDRHVQVISERGRMAWQKAYGYHWRALVEADISRFKRVIGGGLRSRTNRRRATEVAIAVNALNRMLELGRPEFVLLP; this is translated from the coding sequence GTGCCGTTCAAAGCCAACGCCGAGCGTCGCCATCACATCCCAAAGCAGCAGCACCGGGCCACGAACTCTGCAGCCTACGATGCGGCCCTGCGGCAAAGAGGCAGTCTGACCGTGTGGTTTACCGACGCGGCGATCGTGATGTGGAAAGCCGAACCGCGGACTACGCGAGGTGGCCAGCCGCGCTATTCGGACCTGGCGATCGCCACGGCGCTGACGTTGAAAGCGGTGTTCCGCTTGGCCCTGCGGCAGACCGAAGGGCTGATCGGCTCCATCATTGCCCTGCTTGGTCTCGATCTCGCCGTGCCGGACCACACGACCTTGAGCCGCCGGGCCGAGGCGCTGGACGTGGTTCGTCCGCGACTAGGCTACGGTCCCGTGCACCTGCTGGTGGACAGTACGGGGCTGAAGCTCTGTGGCTCCGGCGAATGGCTGCTCGAGAAGCACGGCACGAAGACACGGCGGTCCTGGCGCAAGCTGCACATCGCCGTGGACACCGACACTGGGCAGATCGCGGCGGCGACGATCACCACCAGCGACATCGACGATGCCTCGCAGGTCGGGGCGTTGCTCGATCAGGTGGAAGGCTCGGTCGCGTCGTTCACCGCCGACGGCGCTTACGACCAGGACGGCGTCTATGGCCAAGTCGCCGCCCGGCATCCCGAGGCGTCCGTCATCGTCCCACCACGATCCAGCGCCGTGCCGAGCGACACAGCCCAGACGGCACCGACCGTGCGCGACCGCCACGTGCAGGTCATTTCCGAGCGCGGCCGCATGGCCTGGCAGAAGGCCTATGGCTATCACTGGCGAGCCCTGGTCGAGGCTGACATCAGCCGCTTCAAACGGGTCATTGGGGGCGGGCTACGATCCCGGACTAATCGGCGTCGAGCAACCGAGGTTGCCATCGCCGTGAACGCACTGAACCGGATGCTGGAACTCGGGCGCCCGGAGTTCGTGCTCCTACCGTAA
- the tnpC gene encoding IS66 family transposase, with protein MSLASDPLPTDPDALRVFAETLQAELARKDVEIAANAAEIHAKALHIEKLKMQLAKLRRARFGQSSEKLDRDIEQLELLIGDLEEDAGESEARARAAVTALHGRPGAAERRHPVRKPLPEHLPREIVTHDPVGVCPGCGGTVFSRIGQDERDVLEYVPSSFKVIRHLRPKLSCRSCETIVQAPMPTLPIERGRPGPGLITHVVVSKYCDHIPLHRQAGISLREGVELDRSTLADWIGQALFLLAPLAEAIGRHVRAGVAVHADDTTVPVLSPGLGKTRTGRLWVAVRDERPWGSDVPPAAFYHYSADRKGVHVEALLGSYRGFLHADGYGGFTRFYKPTTPLGDAPLVEVACWSHARRHFYDVHHQTGSPIALEALHRIAALFAVEGHIRGKPPDQRAFARREHAEPLLEQLKQFLETELLRISGKSSLAEAIRYTLSRWKALTRYVTDGRLEISNNAAERAMKPPVLGRKNYLFCGSDAGGQRAACMYTIVETAKMNGINPQAYLTDIIGRIADHPIHRIDELLPWRWKP; from the coding sequence ATGTCCCTGGCGAGTGATCCTCTCCCGACAGATCCAGATGCGTTGCGGGTTTTTGCTGAAACCCTGCAGGCGGAATTGGCGCGCAAGGACGTCGAGATCGCTGCCAACGCGGCAGAAATCCATGCGAAGGCGCTCCATATCGAGAAGCTGAAGATGCAGCTCGCCAAGCTCCGGCGGGCACGGTTCGGACAGTCTTCCGAGAAGCTTGACCGAGACATCGAGCAGCTCGAACTCCTGATCGGCGACCTCGAAGAGGATGCGGGCGAAAGTGAAGCCCGGGCCAGAGCGGCTGTCACGGCCCTGCATGGTCGACCTGGTGCCGCCGAGCGCAGACATCCGGTGCGCAAGCCGCTGCCCGAGCATCTACCCCGTGAAATCGTCACCCACGACCCAGTCGGGGTTTGCCCGGGCTGCGGCGGCACCGTGTTCAGCCGCATCGGGCAGGACGAGCGTGATGTGCTGGAATACGTCCCATCCAGCTTCAAGGTCATTCGGCATCTTCGCCCCAAGCTGAGCTGCAGGTCTTGCGAGACGATTGTCCAGGCGCCGATGCCCACGCTGCCGATCGAGCGCGGGCGCCCGGGGCCGGGACTGATCACCCATGTCGTCGTGTCGAAATACTGCGACCACATCCCACTGCACCGCCAGGCGGGGATCAGCCTCCGTGAAGGGGTGGAACTGGACCGCTCGACACTCGCCGACTGGATAGGACAGGCGTTGTTCCTGCTGGCGCCTCTTGCCGAAGCCATCGGTCGTCATGTCCGTGCGGGCGTCGCTGTCCATGCCGATGACACTACGGTTCCGGTGCTCTCGCCGGGTCTGGGCAAGACCAGGACGGGACGGCTCTGGGTCGCGGTGCGGGACGAGCGGCCCTGGGGATCGGATGTGCCGCCCGCGGCATTCTACCACTACTCGGCAGACCGGAAGGGCGTCCATGTGGAAGCGTTGCTCGGCTCCTATCGTGGGTTCCTGCATGCCGACGGCTACGGCGGATTTACCCGGTTCTACAAGCCGACGACCCCACTGGGTGACGCCCCGCTGGTCGAGGTCGCATGCTGGAGCCATGCCCGGCGGCACTTCTACGACGTGCACCATCAAACGGGGTCGCCGATCGCCCTTGAAGCTCTTCACCGGATCGCGGCTCTGTTCGCCGTCGAAGGGCACATCCGCGGAAAGCCGCCCGACCAGCGCGCCTTCGCAAGGCGAGAACACGCCGAGCCACTGTTGGAGCAGCTCAAGCAATTCCTCGAAACAGAGCTCCTCCGGATCAGCGGCAAGAGCTCTCTCGCCGAGGCAATCCGCTACACCCTGTCACGCTGGAAAGCGCTGACCCGCTACGTCACGGATGGCAGGCTCGAGATCAGCAATAACGCCGCTGAACGCGCCATGAAACCTCCGGTCCTCGGAAGAAAGAATTACCTGTTCTGCGGCTCTGACGCTGGCGGACAGCGCGCCGCCTGCATGTACACGATCGTCGAGACGGCCAAGATGAACGGCATCAACCCTCAGGCCTATTTAACCGATATCATCGGAAGGATCGCCGACCATCCTATTCACAGGATCGATGAGCTTCTGCCATGGCGATGGAAACCATAA
- a CDS encoding IS5 family transposase (programmed frameshift) — protein sequence MSDLIWLSGAQMRRIEPHFPQSHGVPRVDDRRVISGIMFVIRNGLRWRDAQKDYGPHKTIYNRFIRWSRLGVFNRIFAALAAKGGKPDRLMIDATHLKAHRTAASLLKKGLFPRRIGRTKGGLNSKLHAVCDGQGRQLVMLLSEGQMSDYKGAALMIDALPKAKALLADRGYDADWFRQALTTRGITPCIPSKANRKIPIPHDRTLYRQRHRIENMFGRLKDWRRIHTRYDRCAHTFMSAICIAAAVIFCL from the exons ATGAGTGATCTGATCTGGTTGTCCGGGGCGCAGATGCGTCGGATAGAGCCACATTTTCCGCAATCGCATGGCGTGCCGCGGGTCGATGACCGACGCGTGATCAGCGGCATAATGTTCGTGATTCGCAATGGCCTACGCTGGCGCGACGCTCAGAAGGACTATGGCCCTCACAAGACAATCTATAACCGGTTCATCCGCTGGAGCCGCCTCGGCGTCTTCAACCGCATCTTCGCGGCGCTGGCGGCCAAGGGCGGCAAGCCTGATCGGCTGATGATCGATGCCACCCATCTGAAGGCGCATCGGACGGCTGCCAGCCTTTTAAAAAAGGGCCTGT TTCCCCGACGTATCGGGCGCACCAAAGGCGGCCTGAACTCGAAACTCCACGCTGTCTGCGACGGCCAAGGACGGCAGCTGGTCATGCTGCTCAGCGAAGGCCAAATGAGCGACTATAAGGGCGCGGCGCTCATGATTGACGCGCTCCCCAAGGCCAAAGCCTTATTGGCCGATAGAGGTTACGATGCCGACTGGTTCCGCCAAGCCCTGACAACACGCGGGATCACGCCGTGCATCCCGTCCAAAGCCAACCGCAAAATCCCGATCCCGCACGACCGAACCCTCTATCGTCAGCGTCATCGTATCGAGAACATGTTCGGCAGGCTCAAGGATTGGCGGCGCATCCACACTCGCTACGATCGCTGCGCCCACACCTTCATGTCGGCGATCTGCATCGCCGCCGCCGTTATCTTCTGCCTCTGA
- a CDS encoding Tn3 family transposase: protein MAKHTFSNIFSPVLLYATLLVDGTDLGLERMVDATRDLSYHHLVNVAQWHVN from the coding sequence TTGGCTAAGCATACGTTTTCGAACATCTTCTCGCCGGTCCTCCTGTATGCCACGCTGCTGGTCGACGGGACCGACCTCGGTCTAGAGCGCATGGTGGACGCGACCCGAGACCTCAGCTACCATCACCTCGTCAACGTGGCGCAGTGGCACGTCAACTAA
- a CDS encoding transposase, with amino-acid sequence MDSERISTTEAATVAATVATSESRIEIVSERRPAYSAAFRARVVAESSGPGVRAPDLAHRYGIHVSLIYRWRRMAKAQTMVTSSVPSRRRRPDTVEAAPVEVPVTFIPLGIVGPPKPKVQPSTEARGTSTLGMDIAKVSRRPRGAVPRRDRDERPSIIEIDMAGGTTLRVDATVDDGALRRVLAVLRSLS; translated from the coding sequence ATGGACAGCGAGAGAATCTCAACCACTGAAGCTGCGACTGTGGCAGCCACTGTGGCAACTTCTGAGTCTCGGATCGAGATCGTCTCTGAACGACGGCCAGCTTATAGCGCGGCCTTTCGCGCACGGGTCGTGGCGGAATCATCTGGCCCAGGGGTCCGGGCTCCAGACTTAGCGCATCGCTACGGTATCCACGTCAGCCTCATCTATCGATGGCGCCGGATGGCGAAGGCACAAACGATGGTGACATCCTCTGTCCCATCGCGGCGCAGGCGGCCGGACACCGTAGAGGCGGCCCCCGTGGAGGTGCCGGTCACCTTCATCCCGCTCGGGATTGTCGGACCTCCAAAGCCCAAGGTTCAGCCATCTACCGAGGCCCGCGGCACATCGACGCTCGGCATGGACATTGCCAAGGTTTCGCGGCGGCCCCGGGGGGCCGTTCCGCGGCGCGACAGGGATGAGCGACCGAGCATCATCGAGATCGACATGGCGGGCGGCACGACACTGCGGGTGGATGCGACCGTCGATGATGGGGCGCTCCGCCGCGTGCTGGCCGTGCTGCGGAGCCTATCGTGA
- a CDS encoding DNA-binding protein: MKDRSHDDAMAELFHNDPAMAAATLDAIFADGDQGELLVTLRQMTKAFGGIPGVAKSAELNPTQLYRTLSEKGNPELRSLNALLRTMGLRLAVQPITQPVPHV; this comes from the coding sequence ATGAAGGACCGTAGCCACGACGATGCCATGGCCGAGCTATTTCACAACGACCCGGCGATGGCCGCAGCGACCCTTGACGCGATCTTTGCGGATGGCGACCAAGGTGAACTGCTGGTGACGCTGCGCCAAATGACCAAGGCGTTCGGCGGCATCCCAGGAGTGGCCAAGTCGGCTGAGCTTAACCCGACCCAGCTTTACCGCACGCTCTCCGAGAAGGGGAACCCGGAGCTGCGTAGCCTGAATGCGCTCCTGCGCACGATGGGCCTACGGTTGGCGGTGCAGCCCATTACCCAGCCAGTGCCACACGTCTGA
- a CDS encoding VOC family protein, producing the protein MLDHVTLRTRDLEGTRAFLTAVLDLEPGYRPGFAFPGYWLYANGDPVMHLIPGHGGPVDRGGETIDHFGFRLTDYDGQRRKLDGLGVDYTTMDLPELGERRLFLHTPTGILLELVFRESPVAATPKSGDAT; encoded by the coding sequence ATGCTCGACCACGTGACCCTGCGCACCCGTGACCTGGAGGGCACCCGTGCCTTCCTTACCGCGGTGTTGGATCTGGAACCCGGGTATCGCCCCGGGTTCGCCTTTCCCGGCTACTGGCTCTATGCGAATGGCGACCCCGTCATGCACCTCATTCCCGGACATGGCGGCCCCGTCGATCGCGGCGGCGAAACCATCGACCATTTCGGGTTCCGCCTGACCGACTATGATGGCCAGCGCCGTAAGCTGGATGGGTTGGGTGTCGATTACACCACGATGGATTTGCCCGAACTGGGTGAGCGGCGCCTGTTCCTCCATACGCCGACAGGCATTTTACTAGAATTGGTGTTCCGGGAATCCCCCGTGGCAGCAACCCCAAAATCCGG
- a CDS encoding type II toxin-antitoxin system RelE/ParE family toxin: MFEIRHYLTPDGKDLLADWLRKLRDIQGKAAIIRRLNRLEQGNFGDCKPLRDGVYELRIDVGPGYRVYYAQSGKTVMLLLCGGAKRTQAPDITRACAYWRDWQNRAD, encoded by the coding sequence GTGTTTGAGATCCGGCACTACCTCACCCCAGACGGCAAGGATTTGCTCGCCGACTGGCTGCGCAAGCTCCGCGACATACAGGGCAAGGCTGCGATCATTCGCCGTCTTAACCGCTTGGAACAGGGCAATTTCGGTGACTGCAAGCCGCTGCGCGATGGGGTCTATGAACTGCGGATTGATGTCGGTCCAGGCTACCGCGTCTATTATGCTCAATCGGGCAAGACGGTGATGCTGCTTCTGTGCGGCGGCGCCAAGCGGACGCAGGCCCCCGACATCACCCGTGCCTGCGCCTATTGGCGCGACTGGCAAAACCGAGCTGATTGA